The sequence atgtaaagcaaaggataaccagactacaacccacagctccagagaaggataggtaataaggaggaccctaagagacaTGCATAGATCACTttggaaaagggaaataaaagagatctcTATGAGTAGACTGGGGGCAACAGGAGACAATAGAGGAGAGGGGatagaggatgagaacatgatGGAActggatggtcaagctgggagagggatggagtgagagagcaatgaaagagatagcttaatagagggaaacatcatggggataggaagaaacctggtactagggaagtttccaggaattcacaagggtgaacccagattagactactagcaatagtggagaaggtgcctgagccTATCCTGGtaaccagattggtgaataccctaattgtcatcatagagctttcatccagtaactgatggaagcagatgcagtgagcCATAGCCAAtaaccaggccgagctccaggagtccagtcaaagaaagggaagagggattatatgagcaatggaagtcaagatcatgatggcaaAATCTACATAGACTACTAAACCAAGCTCATCAGAACTCATAAaatttagactgacagctgtggaacctgcatgggaccagactaggccctctgcatatggaaaacagttgtgtagtttgttctgtttgaggggctcctggcagtggtatcagaatccatccctgtaTGACCTGTCTTTTTGaagcccattatctatggtgggacaattttctcagccttgatgtaggagggagtggcttggtcctgcctcaactgagttaccaggctttgctgactcaccatgggagaccttacacttttggaggaggggagagggggtgaGTCaggggagagaaggctgggggagtgagaggagggatgagagagggatctgtggttggtatgtaaaatgaattttaataatttcttaaataaataagaaagaatttaataaaaaatgcaaaaaaagaaaagaaaattattgagCTAGAGGGCCAAAGAGAATATTAGTTCCAGAAGGAAGTAAGAAGTAACCAGGAACTGAGAAAGGCCAAAGATCCCTCCATGCAGTGATCAGGGAGACCATTGCTTCTACTGAACACCTCATACCCCATCTACACAATCCACAGTCAAACATCTTCACTGATCTGTGCTGTGACCATGCAAATAGGGTCTGACCACATCTGTAGAGCCCttggaataaaaacaaaccttgatGTAAGCAAATAGCAAGGAACTACAGTGGTTCTTcttgttacacatacacacacacacacacacacacacacacacacacacacacacacacatatccactgTTCCAGGATCAAAGCACAAATGAACATGCCAAAATATgcttctcacaaaaaaaaaaaaaaaaaagctcctttTCGCATTTGAGGACAGAAATAAAGAAGTGGATTTTTATAGCATCAATCATACTGACAAACTATGGAGACACTAGATAGCAAGGTTTTCAGTTGCTGGCAATCTTTCTGGCTGATGTGAGGACCTTGGATGCTATATTCTGACAGTCTTTGTGGCTCATACTTGTATGTTACATCCTGATGTCCAATGTCATGATTATAAGATTGAGTCCACTGAGCAGTGGCCAAGGAATTAGCACCATTGCTTGTCTATTTTACCCAAGGAGGACACATGGGGCAATCTTTGAGTCAGAGAGTTTGCCCTCTCCACATGGCAAATTAATCCTGAACTTCATGATCACCAAATCTGGGAACCAATTTCTTCTGTTTATAAGCCATACTGTTTATGATACATACTTAAATATACAGTGATGTACATACTCAGCTGTCTggttattatatatttacatgaaGTGTTCATATTTAGAACAAGTTACCCTTGCATTTCTGAGTTCTTTAGATCCTCCACCTCAGTCTTGCTTGTAGTGTGGCCACACATCTGCCACAACACTCAGTTTGCAgcttattatgatttttttcatggcATCTTGAATATACTAAGACACCAATGCTGTTACTAATCAGGTCATAATAAACTCATAGATAATGGATAGTGACTTGCTGAGAGATGCACACAGGGTTTTAATACCCACCAACAACTGTTGTGTTCAAAATCATCCAAagcttttgtttcatttgcaTAAATGTAGGAtttgggaaagaagagaaagaaggttaGGAGAAATGAggtaaagaagagaggaagagccgggcggtggtggcgcacgcctttaatcccagcactcgggaggcagaggcaggtggatctctgtgagttcgaggccagcctgggctaccaagtgagttccaggaaaggcacaaagctacacagagaaaccctgtctcgaaaaaccaaaaaaaaaaaaaaaaaaaaaaaaaaaaaaaaaaaaaaaaaaaaagaagagaggaagagatgcaGGTCCACTAGGATACAAAGCGATGCTGGCATACACTGgggctcacacaaacacacagtcatGGGGAATTTATTGAATATGTGAAACAAAACAGGACCCAGAAAAACAGGGTAGCAGTGACACACTTAAGTGTTAGCTGAACAGATACATGAAGAGGGGATGCATGGACACATGAAGGATGGAGTCACCCCTCTCTTCTGAGTGTGTGGGCACCTTAGGTTGACTCCAGTTCTACTCAGAGCACTCCACTATGGTGCATAACATGCTACAGCTCTGTGTGCTTGTTCTCAACATCCTTCAGCTGCTGGATCTTCTGGGGCAGAATCTTGGTCCAGAACTGCATCCTGTTGGCCTTCAGGGCATAGCCCACATTAGTCTGGATGTCCAGCTGCAGGTACTGCTCATCCTGGTTAAACACAGGCCAGTGGGGCAGGTCCATGCTGTTGGGGTTCCTGTGGACACACCCCCATATTAGGGTGCAgtgaggatcactgtgagttatGCTGTGCCCAGACCTGATCCCCTAGTTTGGGTCAATATGGTGCATGAAGCAGGCCAGACTTCTAGGACAAGGAAGGATGGTCTTATGATAGAGGCAAAAAGAAAGACCCACTAAGACCCAATAAGGGTCAAAACCATCTGggatgtttttcctttctctacagCAGGCTCATGTACCCAAAACTAGAGCAGTTTGCAACTCACGCCAGGGTACAGGGAGATGACTGTGGGCTGACACTCATATGGGACAACTGTGTAAGAGGAACCTGCCCCTGAAGAATAACCTATCATGTGATAAAGGAACTATAATGCTCCTGAGGCTACCACAAACAAGAGGAGGCCCTgagagactggggggggggtgtcttctcACCCATATCTTGCAAAGTTGGCCCAGTACTTCATTATCCTCCTGCTCAGCAGCTTCTCATCTTCAGTAAAGTCAACTGTAgccatgaggaaaagaaaagttcAAGTTTCAGTTGCCCCATACACCTGCCACATCCACAATCCCAACTACAGCCTAACTGCATTGTGCATGTTCCCCATCTGCTGGGATTCAGGATCTTCCATTTCTAACACTCCCCTTACTTGTCCCAGCCTCTAACTgaacccaccacctccacctcagcTTATTCTCAGTCCAGAGGCTCTTTCTTTGCTCTTGCATAGTCATTTAAGGAAACATCATGGCATTAATTGTCCTTCTCTGATGACAGGCCTGGCACCATGATAAGtttggggacagggacagaaagTAAAGTCTGAATTGTAAAGGATTCAGATTATAATCCTAGTACACCATTTAGAGCTAAAAGATGGCTGTGATAGGCTCTCCAAgaccctcagtttcctcacttggACAGTGAGCTCAGTCATCCTTCTGTACTCACCTGGATCCCCATCCTACTAATGGAAAAAAGGGAAAACTCACATTTGCTGCCCCAGTAGGAGGatccaaagacaaagaaaacctCATCACCATGGTCAGCCTTCACATGAGATGGTCTGACATCTTTGAAGAAGCTGGGTGAGTGCTGGAACTCATAGAAGTAGACAGGGGCAAGAGGACCTGGAAGTGTAGACACATTGTGACGTGGTTGCCTCTTTCCTGGACCTATCCTGTCTCACCTTTTGTATGAGGTTCCTTGATCTAAAGTTGTCACAGTAGCTTAGGGGAGTGTGGACTACAAGGCTAAACCATGAGCCTTTGGAAAGGCCTTGGTTAAATCATAACCTTGAGTCACTTGAGGAAGTTCTAGCACATCATAACTTCACTTTCCTCATTGTGCCTGGTAAAGGTATCATGCTCTTACACTACACATGAGGATTTACTGAGTCCTCAGAAGCCTGGGACCAAAGAACAACTAAAGACACCAGAGGGCTGTCCTTGGACCCACAGCTCTGAGACAACTCCTTGGAATcaggcctctttttctttgtgacaCTGCAGGAGATTAATCACCTGGCATTATGCATAAGAAATAAGTATTCTTCCACTAGCTAGAGTCCCAACCCAGAGTCATATTTATAGATGTATTCACTCTGAGCATGTGCTACTTGCAAGGCAGGGGCCACAAATACGGAGTCTTCCATCATCTCCTTGAACTGTGTTAGGAGAATCTCAGGGTCTTCAGTGTCTCCAAAATACTCCTCTACCAGAATGTCAGCAGAATCAGGAGGCATCATCTAGTTCAGAGAGGTCCAGAAAAGATGTGTTAGGAAACTTCAGCACCAGGAATCAGTATCCTCAGGTGAAGAGAGAGGGGTCTGAGATGGGAGAAGGTAATTGAGTAAAGGACATATTAAGGGGGACACCATTACAAAACAGAAGTATACCCCATTCTTTGCTCAAGTGGCTCTTGGCAATGGCAGATAACTAGAAGCTCCCTGTCATTGGCCCACAATATTAAGAGTCTTACCAGTTTTGTTGGTGTGCTCTGTAGAACAGCCTGAATGGTCTCTCTGTCCAATTTTTCCCCAGTATCAATGTTGCACAGGTACTGAGAGGTGGACAGAAAAGTTCAAGTTGATTTTCAAATAGGGTGTAGTTGGGGCTGTGGATCTCTGAGCACCCTCTCCCATCCAATCACTTAATCAAGGAGTTGTATCTGGACTCACAGTTGGGACGTCCCAGCCATACTCATCATTGTTGACACCCATGATACTGGGGACAGGTTGAAAACCAGCAGAGAGCAACAGCTCTTCAGGATGCATGGGAAAGAACTCCCCGTCCACCACAGCAGGGATGATCTTGAAGACCTGAGGGGCATTCAAGATGAGGGATCAAATTCATGGTCCAGATATTTTCTGATGTCAAATAATCCCATGATTTCCATTCATATCCATTTTTCATTGACAGCTACAAGGGCATCAAGACATGTACATCAGCTACATTATCCCCAAGTAAAAAGGACTTCCTGTTTCACTCCCTATCAGACCCCTTCCAAGACATGAGCACCATGCAATCAAACCTTGGTGATAGCCAGAATCTCCTCTTCACTCTTGCCTCTCAGACAGCCCACCAGGGATTCTGAGTCCATCTGATTACATCCAGAGACGTTGGCCACCATCTGTACAGAACACAAGCAGGAGCCTGTTCATCCTTCCAAGCAGGGAAAGTTCTCCTAATATTCCTCGTTAGTGTGGATGCCTCACAAATCACAGTGGGTAAATTGTGTGGATTACAGCAGGAATGCAATTGTTCCCACTTCCCCAATGTTAATATGAGATAGACAGGGGAGCTAATGCACCTGCTGCAATGCTTCTGAACACAATGGGAGCTACTAGGTACAACTGTTTGGggcaaagaaaatattcagctaAGTGAGGCAGAGGTGTATGCATCCTGACCCTTGAAGCCTTCAGCAAGgaagaaggaaatagaaagtcCTAAGTACCTCTATGATATTTATTGCATTCACACAGTAGACAGAACCAGGAGTTTGAGAGTGCGGGCTAGGATAGAGGACTAGGATGGGGAGAACTGagggaactcactgtgtagaccatctCAGCAGATTGGGAGACGAGACCAGGCAGCAGGGCTACTCCACTCTGCATAATGGCTCTGTGGAAGAGTCCTTTAGACATTGGGGACAAAACAAGTGAAGACACACTCACGCCACCTGCTGACTCGCCAAAAATTGTAACCTGGTCAGGGTTGCCTCCAAAGTGGGCGATGTTCTGCTGGACCCAGCGCAGGGCGGCCACTTGGTCCAGGTAGCCCCAGTTGCCTCTGGCATGCTcatccccagtgctgagaagtgGCAGGGGAAGGAATCACAGGGCTGTCCTGTTTCTGCCCAGCTTCCAATTCCCTGCCCAGCCCTGGGCTCACCTGAAGTAACCCAGGACACCCAAGCGGTACTGGATGGTGACCACCACAATGTCCTCAATGGCCGCTAGCTTTGATCCATCATACATAGAAGCCATTCCCAGAACCAATCCTCCACCATGGATCCATACCATCACCTGgttaagaataataataataataataataataataataataataataataaatcactcTTCTTACCCAGCCCAAGTGCCACTTGTCATCTAGAATATCTATCGCTTTTTCTCTGACGCTGCTCACATAGACAGGTCCCAGCTGTCATGATCTGGTGAAAGCTCCAcattccaaaagaaagaaaaatctctcaaCCCTTCGTCTGCCACCTGAACCAAAATCTGTCTCCGATTCTCTAGGACACCCTCAGAGAAGAAAAGACGTGTGTCTTTCATGGTCActtatagaaataaaacaagtaccccccacccctcatcttACTTGCTAAAAAGATGAGTCAATTTTTATTACTTGGATAATCCAAAGCTCATCTCAGGGAAATCTAATTGAGTTTTCTGGGCATAAGCCCTGAATACCTTAAGTTACAGACTCTGACTTCTCGGTGCCTCCAGGGATTTCTGTCCCTAAGCCCATGAGTTAACTGTCTACAGTGGGCAAGAAGGAATTCTTGAACATAATGCCAGGGTCTTTACTGAAGCAAACCCAGAATGATCTTAGCCCTCTATATTCCTTCAGAGGAAATGTCCTTCCACCTCTAGTTAGTCATGGCCTGATACTCACAGGGAGGTTGGAGCCCTCAGAAGCATGAACAGGTGAGTAGATGTTGAGGTACAGGCAGTCTTCAGACATAGAAAGAAGAGGTGGGGTGCTTGTGAATGGGGTCTGGGCTAATGCACTCAATACAGTGATATTCTGTAGACACCTGTTAATGATAATAAACAATTAACTATTCCAAGGACTGAACTGTAGTTAAAGCCAGACACtgggtagtgctgtgggatgttttttgggcttaatgtgttgctctgattgggtaaataaataaataaagtgctgattggccagtggccaggcaggaagaataggtgggacAAAAAGAGGAGGATTCGggaaagtgaaaggctgagtcaggaatcacccgtcagacagaggaagaaagatataaaagtaccggtaagccataagccacatggcaagatatagatgtatagaagtgggttaatttaagatataagatctagctagcaagaagcctgccacagacatacagtttgtaagtaatataagtttttgtgtgtatacttgggtctgagcggctgcaggagctgggtggaaacaggaaaactttagctacaaggTAGATTTACTACTAGAAAACTACTTGCTGGGAATATGACATCATTTTCTAACGACCCtattggggctggagtgatggctcagtggtcactagccctggttgttcttccagaggacctgcacCGACATGACAGATGACAACCCTGTACCCTAACTCAGGAGATATGGGGGCACTGAAATCATATGgaacatagacatacatgcagcaaaaacacccatatccataaaataataagtaaataaaatagagtCACTCCTTCACACATAAAGGTCTCACGCTGGGGAAGCTGTGATGGAGCCCAGACCTGCAGATAGAGATTTGAATGATCTCACATCTATTTATTGGGAGTTCAGGAAATTGAGGGTCCTAGGAGTCTTCAAGGCACCCTTTAACCATGGGTTCTGAAATATTTACCATTCTGCCTATCCCTATTGAGGCCTGAAACAGGTAAGTTGTCCTTAGAGTGCTATTGCATAAATGGGTATGAATTAGTTTCCCACAAGGTAGTAGGAGCTCATTCATCTAAAGACTCCATTTTCAGGGCTCCTcatctctcccacaggcctcctCATTGTCAGCACAGGCACTTGTTCTTGTCAAATGACATCTGCTCATATGGTTGGCACAGTGAGTGTGGAGGGTACAGTCCTTTGGGGCCACTGCTTCACTGTTTAGGACTTTTCAGTCTCTGCTATAAAACTCAGGAGTTCTTCTGGTTAAGTGATGGAGTCTGATCTCCTCCCAGAGACATTTCCCCTAGTGTCAGAGACACAGGACATAACCTGACTCTCAGGACAAATGTGCCTGTGCTCCCATCTGCAGTACTCAAGGGTAGCTCATTGTGGGTGCCAAGCACTGAACCTTGAGCCTGTAACTGGCTGTTCCATTCAGAATTTGAGCAGGCCCTTGGGAAAATGTAGTGGGAATCCTCCTACTCCATGAAGAAGGGGAACTGGATGTGGGATTGAGAGGTAAGAACCACTGCAGCCGAGATCACTCAAAACACTAGCCCACTCCCAGGCCTGAAGTCTACTGGGCCCCAGAAGAGCTTACATGGCAGGATGGGAAGTTCCATCCCTCACACCGCTCCATGGTTCAGGGGGCTCAGGAGGAGCAAACCGCAGAGGTCCTACAGGTGGCTTGGCAAAGGGAATTCCCAGGAAGGTGTGGACTCCCATGTTGATATCCTCCAAGTGGACAAGGCTACCCTTCACCTGTccagtgtgtgtgttcctgaCGGGCCTGGATGAGTCCTGGCCTGTGAATAAAGAGGTGACAGCGGGGTTAGTCCGCCCAATAGGCCACTTTTGTTGCTCTGTCCTTTCTAACCTCTGCTCGGCCTCATCAAAACACCCTGGACTGAAGACACAGGATTTACATATTTCCTGCCTGTTACAGTCTTCACTGAGGTACATCCAGGTCTAGTCCATTCACCAGACTCATTTAGGAACCATGGTACTCAAGGACATCATTCAGCCCTATGAGCTTCCTGCACAGGGCCACATATGTGCCAATGACACAGTCTCCTTTCCATCAACTCTATGTGAGCCAGTATAGGGACTATATGgtcacactgaaaattatcccatgTAGCCTAGCTGCATGCACGATGTTTCATCCTCACAGAAAAGCTCTCTATAAAGTTCACATGAAATCTGGTAATCTGTCCTTCCCACCAGAGGCTGTAAGCCATAACccagaacagggacagagtttaTGACCAACGGGTAAAATCGAACACAGCTgaagaaatttcattttctgctttcctttgtttgcttgtttgtttgctagtttgttctttattttcatgACACAAGGTCTTGCTAAGTAGTCCAGACTGGTTTTGTAGTTggacatcctcctgtctcaacctcctggGTGCTAAATTTGCAGCTGTGTGGCTACACCCAGATCACACTTCTCTTCTTGAGTAATCCTGGACACTATATGTCAGACTCTGTCATTTGCTGTCCCTGTGGATGAGACAGGCCTGGGAGGTATAGAGGGGATGGGACATGAATCTTTTTCCTCTTATACTTGTCACTAATTCTGAAttcaaacaacataaaataacaGCCATGAGTGAATCTGGCAGAACCTGCTGTCTAGAAAGTGCTGGTGACACCCTGAACCCTGGCAACAACAGGCAAGAGTCCCAGGCTAAGATGAGTGCAGTCTCCTAAGTAGAGAGGCCTGACTAGAGGTCACCAGTGATCACAATAAGAGGATTTATTGTAAGGGGCATCTAAGgttacacacacaccctgagcacAATGCCCTCTGACTCAGCTCTGATAAGGACCTGAAAATTGTtaactcttccaaaggacatgcTAGTTTCCCCAGAAACCAAGCCCTAGGTAAGGAACATAGAGAAGGGAACCCAGATTTCTAGGTACAACTGGAGGTTGTAGGACTGGACCATCTGCAGACCTTAGTGGCAGCCAGTACCTTATTCAGGGCCTTTATAAAGTGCCATGGTGCTTCTCTATTCTGAGAGTGACACATGAGGACTCCTCAGCAGCATGAAGTTATGCTGTTATTATCCAAGTCAGTAGCAGCTACAGTTTCAGGCACAGAGAGGAAATGTCCCCTCTGTTCCTCTGTCCCTTGACATTAAATCCAACACAACTGAGAGCCCATCATGCTGGGGTAGCTTCTCAGTATTGGAGTTCCTCTGTCCTCCCAGATGCCTTTTTTGGTAGAGGGGCTAGACTCTGAACTTTTGTAGGGAATTAGGAGATTCACATTTCCCACACTGCAATCTCCACCGGCTCCTTCCTCCCTGATACTTTGGCTCCTGAAATCTCAGTCAATAACACTTATCAAGTTCTGGCAGCTTAGACATGGGTCCCCCATTCCTCCCTAGGTAGTCTCACCCTGCAcagagaagagaagcagaagccCACAGGTCAGAGATTTCAGCCATGCAGGAAGTCTGTCTGAAGGCATGCTTAGCTCCCAGTCCTGAGTCTGTGCTGCTGTGTGAGATCAACCTCGTGTAAATGTCACAAATATATGAACTTGCCCGAGCAGGAACTTTGAAccaaggagaggaggcagagtgggGGCAGAGGGCGGGGCAGTCCAGACCAAGGTCCTtgaactgtactggctgggctgCATAGTGGGAACCAATGAGTGGCAAGTGAGGCAAAGCTGCCTCCCATTCCTGCTCTACCTTTAGTCCCCTGGGGAGGCACAGCAGGGACTC is a genomic window of Peromyscus maniculatus bairdii isolate BWxNUB_F1_BW_parent chromosome 5, HU_Pman_BW_mat_3.1, whole genome shotgun sequence containing:
- the LOC102925569 gene encoding acylcarnitine hydrolase-like, translated to MPSDRLPAWLKSLTCGLLLLFSVQGQDSSRPVRNTHTGQVKGSLVHLEDINMGVHTFLGIPFAKPPVGPLRFAPPEPPEPWSGVRDGTSHPAMCLQNITVLSALAQTPFTSTPPLLSMSEDCLYLNIYSPVHASEGSNLPVMVWIHGGGLVLGMASMYDGSKLAAIEDIVVVTIQYRLGVLGYFSTGDEHARGNWGYLDQVAALRWVQQNIAHFGGNPDQVTIFGESAGGVSVSSLVLSPMSKGLFHRAIMQSGVALLPGLVSQSAEMVYTMVANVSGCNQMDSESLVGCLRGKSEEEILAITKVFKIIPAVVDGEFFPMHPEELLLSAGFQPVPSIMGVNNDEYGWDVPTYLCNIDTGEKLDRETIQAVLQSTPTKLMMPPDSADILVEEYFGDTEDPEILLTQFKEMMEDSVFVAPALQVAHAQSPLAPVYFYEFQHSPSFFKDVRPSHVKADHGDEVFFVFGSSYWGSKFDFTEDEKLLSRRIMKYWANFARYGNPNSMDLPHWPVFNQDEQYLQLDIQTNVGYALKANRMQFWTKILPQKIQQLKDVENKHTEL